A part of Streptomyces sp. NBC_01235 genomic DNA contains:
- a CDS encoding DJ-1/PfpI family protein — protein MTAKILIVTGDAAESLEVLYPYQRLREEGYEVHIAAPTRKKLQFVVHDFEPGFDTYTEKPGYTWPADLAFSEVDPGQYVAVVIPGGRAPEYLRNDPELRKILKSFFDADKPVAQICHGPLLTAAADALRGRRVTAYPALEIDMQSAGATFQDAEAVVDGTLVSSRAWPDHSAWMREFLTVLRAKAPVT, from the coding sequence ATGACCGCGAAGATCCTCATCGTCACCGGCGACGCAGCGGAATCCCTGGAAGTCCTCTACCCCTACCAGCGCCTGCGCGAGGAAGGCTACGAGGTCCACATCGCCGCCCCCACCCGCAAGAAGCTCCAGTTCGTCGTCCACGACTTCGAACCCGGCTTCGACACCTACACCGAGAAGCCCGGCTACACCTGGCCCGCCGACCTCGCCTTCTCCGAGGTCGACCCCGGCCAGTACGTCGCCGTCGTCATCCCCGGCGGCCGCGCCCCCGAGTACCTCCGCAACGACCCCGAACTCCGCAAGATCCTCAAGTCGTTCTTCGACGCCGACAAACCCGTCGCCCAGATCTGCCACGGCCCCCTGCTCACCGCGGCTGCCGACGCCCTCCGCGGCCGACGCGTCACCGCGTACCCGGCCCTGGAGATCGACATGCAGTCGGCCGGTGCCACCTTCCAGGACGCCGAGGCAGTGGTCGACGGCACCCTGGTCTCCTCCCGCGCCTGGCCGGACCACTCGGCCTGGATGCGTGAATTCCTGACGGTGCTGCGCGCCAAGGCACCGGTGACGTGA
- a CDS encoding HAD family hydrolase, with protein MGMQQEAAHIVWDWNGTLLNDNDAIIGATNAAFAELGLEPLTLERYRALYCVPVPKFYERLMGRLPTDAEWEVMDEIFHRYYAEHRVRCGLTEGVVELLTGWRSAGHSQSLLSMYVHEELVPLVRGFGIEPHFVRVDGRTGPSGGSKAEHMVRHLKALAGIEPTRTVVIGDAADDAVAALHVGARAVLYTGGSHSRASLEGVGVPVVDTLEEAVEVAGRWAAAA; from the coding sequence ATGGGGATGCAGCAGGAAGCGGCGCACATCGTCTGGGACTGGAACGGGACGCTGCTCAACGACAACGACGCGATCATCGGGGCGACGAACGCGGCGTTCGCGGAGCTGGGGCTGGAGCCGCTCACGTTGGAGCGGTACCGGGCGCTGTACTGCGTGCCGGTGCCGAAGTTCTACGAGCGGCTGATGGGAAGGCTGCCCACCGATGCCGAGTGGGAGGTCATGGACGAGATATTCCACCGGTACTACGCCGAGCACCGGGTGCGCTGCGGGCTCACCGAGGGCGTGGTGGAACTGCTCACCGGGTGGCGGTCGGCGGGGCACAGTCAGTCCCTGCTGAGCATGTACGTGCACGAGGAGCTGGTGCCGCTGGTCCGGGGGTTCGGGATCGAGCCGCACTTCGTGCGGGTCGACGGGCGGACCGGGCCGTCCGGGGGCAGCAAGGCCGAGCACATGGTGCGGCACCTGAAGGCGCTGGCCGGGATCGAGCCGACGCGCACGGTGGTGATCGGGGACGCCGCCGATGACGCGGTGGCCGCGTTGCACGTGGGGGCGCGGGCCGTGCTGTACACCGGCGGGTCGCACAGTCGGGCCAGCCTGGAGGGGGTGGGGGTGCCGGTGGTGGACACGCTGGAGGAGGCGGTGGAGGTCGCGGGGCGGTGGGCCGCGGCAGCCTGA
- a CDS encoding DUF6912 family protein gives MRVYVPLTLPGLAEAHKTGELGSGPLVAYAVTPALREWYLSDDIEELEYAALSRAALASLRLLAADPGAPRRRVVVAVDVPDRAAAVDPDRGLDPVALGEVRVTGAVPLAKAAAVHVDAGEAEADVTAAAQALAAAEGGDDDAQFVVDGAEDHELLWFARQEIPNLVGSGD, from the coding sequence ATGCGCGTCTACGTCCCCCTGACCCTCCCCGGTCTCGCCGAGGCGCACAAGACGGGTGAGCTGGGGTCCGGGCCGCTCGTCGCGTACGCCGTCACGCCCGCGTTGCGCGAGTGGTACCTCTCCGACGACATCGAGGAGCTGGAGTACGCGGCGCTCAGCAGGGCCGCGCTCGCCTCGCTGCGGCTGCTCGCGGCAGACCCGGGTGCTCCGCGGCGGAGGGTCGTCGTCGCCGTCGACGTACCCGACCGCGCGGCCGCCGTGGACCCCGACCGGGGGCTCGACCCGGTGGCGCTGGGCGAGGTGCGGGTGACCGGCGCAGTGCCGCTGGCCAAGGCGGCCGCGGTGCACGTCGACGCCGGGGAGGCGGAGGCGGACGTGACGGCTGCGGCTCAGGCGCTCGCGGCGGCGGAGGGCGGGGACGACGACGCGCAGTTCGTCGTGGACGGGGCCGAGGACCATGAGCTGCTGTGGTTCGCCCGGCAGGAGATCCCGAACCTGGTGGGGTCGGGGGACTGA
- a CDS encoding Rv3235 family protein yields the protein MNKVMTRTQAHPGTRPPGRRDTRRPAGTPPRTPNGATPRPASHGARPPGSPTRTRPADGRPATTQPLTRRPRTTPEVTVSAQTPGRPLSQPRPTDLFADRLLAVLTGQRPVHFMLRHTLGHAYDDLAHLAERGPLRAAHGTRPVVRDIGYYVPRPGAIEAFARIGAGDRLRAMAFRLELGTDHRWRCTAVELDGPRRHHPQDD from the coding sequence ATGAACAAGGTCATGACGAGGACGCAAGCCCACCCCGGCACCCGCCCTCCCGGCCGCCGCGACACCCGCCGCCCCGCGGGCACCCCGCCCCGCACTCCGAACGGCGCCACCCCTCGCCCGGCATCCCACGGCGCCCGCCCACCCGGCTCCCCCACCCGCACCCGCCCCGCCGACGGCCGCCCCGCAACCACCCAGCCCCTCACCCGCCGTCCCCGCACCACACCCGAAGTCACCGTCTCCGCCCAGACCCCCGGCCGCCCCCTCTCCCAGCCCCGCCCCACCGACCTCTTCGCCGACCGCCTCCTCGCGGTCCTGACCGGCCAACGCCCTGTCCACTTCATGCTCCGGCACACCCTCGGCCACGCCTACGACGACCTGGCGCACCTCGCCGAACGCGGCCCCCTGCGCGCCGCCCACGGAACCCGTCCCGTCGTCCGCGACATCGGCTACTACGTCCCCCGCCCCGGCGCCATCGAGGCCTTCGCCCGCATCGGAGCCGGCGACCGCCTGCGCGCGATGGCCTTCCGCCTGGAGCTCGGCACGGACCACCGCTGGCGCTGTACGGCGGTGGAACTCGACGGCCCCCGCAGGCACCACCCACAGGACGACTGA
- the secA gene encoding preprotein translocase subunit SecA has product MSVLSKIMRAGEGKILRKLHRIADQVNSIEEDFVDLSDAELRALTDEYKQRYADGESLDDLLPEAFATVREAAKRVLGQRHYDVQIMGGAALHLGYVAEMKTGEGKTLVGTLPAYLNALSGKGVHLITVNDYLAERDSEMMGRVHKFLGLDVGCILANMTPAQRREQYACDITYGTNNEFGFDYLRDNMAWAQDELVQRGHNFAIVDEVDSILVDEARTPLIISGPADQATKWYGDFAKLVTRLKKGEAGNPLKGIEETGDYEVDEKKRTVAIHEAGVSKVEDWLGIDNLYESVNTPLVGYLNNAIKAKELFKKDKDYVVMDGEVMIVDEHTGRILAGRRYNEGMHQAIEAKEGVDIKDENQTLATITLQNFFRLYKRHDHDSKEQPGLCGMTGTAMTEAAEFHQIYKLGVVPIPTNRPMVRKDQSDLIYRTEVAKFEAVVDDIAEKHEKGQPILVGTTSVEKSEYLSQQLSKRGIQHEVLNAKQHDREASIVAQAGRKGAVTVATNMAGRGTDIKLGGNPDDLAEAELRQRGLDPEEHIEEWAQALPAALEKAELAVKAEFEEVKDLGGLYVLGTERHESRRIDNQLRGRSGRQGDPGESRFYLSLGDDLMRLFKAQMVERVMSMANVPDDVPIENKMVTRAIASAQSQVEQQNFETRKNVLKYDEVLNRQREVIYGERRRVLEGEDLQEQIHHFMDDTIDAYVGAETAEGFPEDWDLDRLWGAFKQLYPVKVTVEELEEAAGDRAGLTAEFLSESIKDDIREQYESRESQLGSEIMRELERRVVLSVLDRKWREHLYEMDYLQEGIGLRAMAQKDPLVEYQREGFDMFSAMMDGIKEESVGYLFNLEVQVEQQVEEVPVEDAEPVDMEKQDVVPAQAGSRPEIRAKGLDAPQRRQLHFSAPTVDGEGGTVEGDFDSDDDEPVRSEADGLTRAERRKQAKAGRRRKK; this is encoded by the coding sequence GTGTCCGTCCTCTCGAAGATCATGCGTGCAGGCGAAGGCAAGATCCTGCGCAAGCTGCACCGCATCGCGGACCAGGTCAACTCCATCGAAGAGGACTTTGTCGACCTCTCCGACGCCGAGCTGCGGGCCCTCACCGATGAGTACAAGCAGCGGTACGCCGATGGTGAGAGCCTGGACGACCTGTTGCCCGAGGCGTTCGCCACCGTGCGCGAGGCCGCCAAGCGCGTCCTCGGCCAGCGTCACTACGACGTGCAGATCATGGGTGGTGCCGCCCTGCACCTCGGTTACGTGGCCGAGATGAAGACCGGTGAGGGCAAGACGCTCGTCGGCACGCTGCCCGCGTATCTGAACGCCCTGTCCGGCAAGGGCGTTCACCTGATCACGGTCAACGACTACCTGGCCGAGCGCGACTCGGAGATGATGGGCCGCGTCCACAAGTTCCTGGGCCTGGACGTCGGCTGCATCCTGGCCAACATGACGCCGGCCCAGCGGCGCGAGCAGTACGCGTGCGACATCACGTACGGCACGAACAACGAGTTCGGCTTCGACTACCTGCGCGACAACATGGCGTGGGCGCAGGACGAGCTCGTGCAGCGCGGCCACAACTTCGCCATCGTCGACGAGGTCGACTCCATCCTGGTCGACGAGGCCCGTACGCCGCTGATCATCTCCGGCCCGGCCGACCAGGCCACCAAGTGGTACGGCGACTTCGCCAAGCTGGTGACGCGCCTGAAGAAGGGCGAGGCCGGCAACCCGCTCAAGGGCATCGAGGAGACCGGCGACTACGAGGTCGACGAGAAGAAGCGCACGGTCGCCATTCACGAGGCCGGTGTCAGCAAGGTCGAGGACTGGCTGGGCATCGACAACCTCTACGAGTCGGTGAACACCCCTCTGGTGGGCTACCTGAACAACGCCATCAAGGCGAAGGAGCTCTTCAAGAAGGACAAGGACTACGTCGTCATGGACGGCGAAGTCATGATCGTCGACGAGCACACGGGCCGTATCCTCGCCGGCCGCCGCTACAACGAGGGCATGCACCAGGCGATCGAGGCGAAGGAAGGGGTGGACATCAAGGACGAGAACCAGACGCTCGCCACGATCACCCTGCAGAACTTCTTCCGCCTCTACAAGCGTCACGACCACGACAGCAAGGAACAGCCCGGCCTCTGCGGCATGACCGGTACGGCGATGACCGAGGCCGCCGAGTTCCATCAGATCTACAAGCTCGGCGTGGTCCCGATCCCGACGAACCGGCCGATGGTCCGCAAGGACCAGTCGGACCTGATCTACCGCACCGAGGTCGCGAAGTTCGAGGCGGTCGTCGACGACATCGCCGAGAAGCACGAGAAGGGCCAGCCGATCCTCGTCGGTACGACGTCGGTCGAGAAGTCCGAGTACCTGTCGCAGCAGCTGTCCAAGCGGGGCATCCAGCACGAGGTGCTGAACGCCAAGCAGCACGATCGTGAGGCGTCGATCGTCGCTCAGGCGGGCCGCAAGGGCGCGGTGACGGTGGCCACCAACATGGCCGGCCGTGGTACCGACATCAAGCTCGGCGGCAACCCCGACGACCTCGCCGAGGCAGAGCTGCGCCAGCGGGGTCTGGACCCCGAGGAGCACATCGAGGAGTGGGCGCAGGCCCTGCCTGCCGCCCTGGAGAAGGCCGAGCTGGCGGTCAAGGCCGAGTTCGAGGAGGTCAAGGACCTCGGCGGCCTCTACGTCCTCGGTACCGAGCGGCACGAGTCGCGTCGTATCGACAACCAGCTGCGTGGTCGTTCGGGCCGTCAGGGCGACCCGGGCGAGTCCCGGTTCTACCTGTCGCTGGGTGATGACCTGATGCGGCTGTTCAAGGCGCAGATGGTCGAGCGCGTGATGTCGATGGCGAACGTGCCGGACGACGTGCCGATCGAGAACAAGATGGTCACGCGCGCGATCGCCTCCGCGCAGTCGCAGGTGGAGCAGCAGAACTTCGAGACGCGTAAGAACGTCCTGAAGTACGACGAGGTCCTCAACCGTCAGCGTGAGGTCATCTACGGTGAGCGGCGCCGTGTCCTGGAGGGTGAGGACCTGCAGGAGCAGATCCACCACTTCATGGACGACACCATCGACGCGTACGTCGGTGCGGAGACCGCCGAGGGCTTCCCGGAGGACTGGGACCTGGACCGGCTGTGGGGCGCCTTCAAGCAGCTCTACCCGGTGAAGGTCACCGTCGAGGAGCTGGAGGAGGCGGCCGGTGACCGCGCCGGTCTGACCGCCGAGTTCCTCTCCGAGTCCATCAAGGACGACATCCGTGAGCAGTACGAGTCGCGGGAGTCGCAGCTCGGCTCGGAGATCATGCGTGAGCTGGAGCGCCGGGTCGTGCTGTCGGTCCTGGACCGCAAGTGGCGTGAGCACCTCTACGAGATGGACTATCTCCAGGAGGGCATCGGCCTGCGCGCGATGGCGCAGAAGGACCCGCTGGTGGAGTACCAGCGCGAGGGCTTCGACATGTTCTCCGCGATGATGGACGGCATCAAGGAGGAGTCCGTCGGCTACCTGTTCAACCTGGAGGTCCAGGTCGAGCAGCAGGTCGAGGAGGTCCCGGTGGAGGACGCCGAGCCGGTCGACATGGAGAAGCAGGACGTGGTGCCGGCGCAGGCGGGTTCGCGTCCGGAGATCCGGGCGAAGGGGCTGGACGCTCCGCAGCGTCGTCAGCTGCACTTCTCGGCGCCGACGGTGGACGGCGAGGGTGGCACGGTCGAGGGCGACTTCGACAGTGACGACGACGAGCCCGTCCGCTCCGAGGCCGACGGCCTCACGCGCGCGGAGCGGCGCAAGCAGGCGAAGGCGGGGCGGCGCCGCAAGAAGTAG
- a CDS encoding GNAT family N-acetyltransferase, producing the protein MEPQPVTLTTARLVLRPLGPHDTDAVYTAAQDPDIQRWTTIPSPYLPEHAQSFTELLAPEGWTTASMFTFGAFLPDGALTGVLSLTMRSLGTAEVGFWATKEHRGQGYTTEATLAAAHWAFTSLSIDRVEWRAEVGNTASRAVAEKAGFTLEGTLRSAIHNKGVRRDCWLASLLPSDLGLPSAAPYLPAPPAGEG; encoded by the coding sequence ATGGAGCCCCAGCCCGTCACCCTCACCACCGCCCGCCTCGTCCTGCGCCCCCTCGGCCCCCACGACACCGACGCCGTGTACACCGCCGCCCAGGACCCCGACATCCAGCGCTGGACCACGATCCCCTCCCCCTACCTCCCCGAGCACGCCCAGAGCTTCACCGAACTGCTCGCACCGGAGGGCTGGACGACCGCCTCGATGTTCACCTTCGGCGCCTTCCTCCCCGACGGCGCCCTCACCGGCGTCCTCAGCCTCACCATGCGCTCCCTGGGCACGGCCGAGGTCGGCTTCTGGGCCACCAAGGAACACCGGGGCCAGGGCTACACCACCGAGGCCACCCTCGCCGCCGCCCACTGGGCCTTCACCTCCCTCTCGATCGACCGCGTCGAATGGAGAGCCGAAGTCGGCAACACCGCCTCCCGCGCGGTCGCCGAAAAAGCCGGCTTCACCCTGGAAGGCACCCTGCGCTCAGCCATCCACAACAAGGGCGTACGCCGAGACTGCTGGCTGGCCTCCCTGCTCCCGTCCGACCTGGGACTGCCGTCGGCCGCGCCGTATCTCCCCGCACCACCCGCCGGGGAAGGCTAG
- a CDS encoding winged helix-turn-helix domain-containing protein has product MTTPRPATELSADEARRIALRAQGFLGTPDRKAGVRGVLRHLGAVQLDTISVLARSHELIPYARLGAVGRKPVETAYWKPVSMGAPPARPHAFEYWSHAACILPIEEWPHFAFRRRAYRSRPHWNHALPDGTYDQVIKQLRAEGPLTATELGGAKKTSEWWDWSGTKVAVERALMYGEVVCVERRGWKRVYDLAERAVPGDLLHDELDDTECLRRLVRLAGQSLGVGTRADIADYHRLKGEQVDAVIADSGLVPVTVEGWGKPAWADPTALETPPRGRHRTTLLSPFDSLIWERARTERIFGFTHRLEAYVPKPKRVYGYFAMPVLAGGRLVGRVDPAREGRTLVAKHVTLDGPKAVPAVAQALLEAATWVDCTDIRVERVDAPDLREPLTGELTRALA; this is encoded by the coding sequence ATGACGACCCCGCGCCCCGCCACCGAGCTCTCCGCAGACGAAGCCCGTCGCATCGCCCTACGGGCACAAGGCTTCCTCGGCACGCCCGACCGCAAGGCCGGCGTCCGCGGCGTCCTCCGCCACCTGGGCGCGGTCCAACTCGACACCATCTCCGTCCTGGCCCGCTCCCACGAACTGATCCCCTACGCCCGCCTGGGAGCCGTGGGCCGCAAACCGGTCGAGACCGCGTACTGGAAGCCTGTGTCCATGGGCGCGCCTCCGGCACGACCCCACGCCTTCGAGTACTGGTCCCACGCCGCCTGCATCCTCCCCATCGAGGAATGGCCCCACTTCGCCTTCCGCCGCCGCGCCTACCGCAGCCGCCCGCACTGGAACCACGCCCTCCCGGACGGCACGTACGACCAGGTCATCAAGCAGCTCCGCGCCGAAGGCCCCCTCACCGCCACCGAGTTGGGCGGCGCGAAGAAGACCAGCGAGTGGTGGGACTGGTCCGGCACCAAGGTCGCCGTGGAACGCGCGCTGATGTACGGCGAGGTGGTCTGCGTCGAGCGCCGCGGCTGGAAACGCGTGTACGACCTCGCCGAACGCGCCGTACCCGGCGACCTGCTGCACGACGAGCTGGACGACACCGAGTGCCTGCGCCGCCTCGTCCGCCTGGCCGGCCAGTCCCTCGGCGTGGGCACGCGCGCGGACATCGCCGACTACCACCGGCTCAAGGGCGAACAGGTCGACGCAGTCATCGCCGACTCGGGCCTGGTCCCGGTCACGGTCGAGGGCTGGGGCAAGCCCGCCTGGGCCGACCCGACAGCCCTGGAAACGCCCCCGCGCGGCCGCCACCGCACCACACTCCTGTCCCCGTTCGACTCCCTGATCTGGGAACGGGCACGCACCGAGCGGATCTTCGGCTTCACCCACCGCCTGGAGGCCTACGTCCCCAAGCCGAAGCGGGTGTACGGCTACTTCGCGATGCCGGTCCTCGCCGGCGGCCGGCTCGTCGGCCGCGTGGACCCGGCCCGGGAGGGCCGCACCCTGGTCGCCAAACATGTCACCCTGGACGGCCCGAAGGCGGTCCCGGCGGTGGCACAGGCCCTCCTCGAGGCGGCGACCTGGGTGGACTGCACGGACATACGCGTGGAACGCGTGGACGCCCCGGACCTGCGCGAGCCGCTCACCGGAGAACTCACCCGCGCACTCGCCTGA
- a CDS encoding response regulator: MADSFGPMRDEGADDGVVGMGPDEGTPRKEPIRVLVVDDHALFRRGLEIVLAAEEDIQVVGEAGDGAEAVDKAADLLPDIVLMDVRMPKRGGIEACTSIKEVAPSAKIIMLTISDEEADLYEAIKAGATGYLLKEISTDEVATAIRAVADGQSQISPSMASKLLTEFKSMIQRTDERRLVPAPRLTDRELEVLKLVATGMNNRDIAKELFISENTVKNHVRNILEKLQLHSRMEAVVYAMREKILEIR; the protein is encoded by the coding sequence ATGGCGGACAGCTTCGGACCGATGCGGGACGAGGGCGCCGACGACGGCGTCGTCGGCATGGGCCCGGACGAGGGCACTCCACGCAAGGAGCCGATCAGAGTCCTTGTCGTGGACGACCACGCTCTGTTCCGTCGGGGACTGGAGATCGTGCTCGCGGCCGAGGAGGACATCCAGGTCGTCGGTGAGGCGGGGGACGGCGCCGAGGCCGTGGACAAGGCGGCCGACCTGCTGCCGGACATCGTGCTGATGGACGTACGGATGCCCAAGCGCGGCGGTATCGAGGCGTGCACCTCCATCAAGGAGGTGGCCCCCAGCGCGAAGATCATCATGTTGACGATCAGTGACGAGGAGGCCGACCTCTACGAGGCGATCAAGGCGGGCGCGACCGGATATCTCCTCAAGGAGATCTCCACGGACGAGGTCGCCACCGCGATCCGCGCGGTCGCCGACGGGCAGTCACAGATCAGCCCCTCCATGGCGTCGAAGCTGCTCACCGAGTTCAAGTCGATGATCCAGCGGACCGACGAGCGTCGGCTCGTGCCCGCGCCGCGGCTGACGGACCGGGAGCTGGAGGTGCTCAAGCTCGTCGCCACGGGGATGAACAACCGTGACATCGCCAAGGAGTTGTTCATCTCCGAGAACACCGTGAAGAACCATGTGCGCAACATCCTGGAGAAGCTGCAGCTGCACTCCAGGATGGAGGCGGTGGTGTACGCGATGCGGGAGAAGATCCTCGAGATCCGCTGA
- the hpf gene encoding ribosome hibernation-promoting factor, HPF/YfiA family, with translation MDIVVKGRKTEVPERFRKHVAEKLNLEKIQKLDGKVISLDVEVSKEPNPRQADRCDRVEITLRSRGPVIRAEAAANDPYAALDLAAEKLDAQLRKQHDKRYTRRGARRLSAAEVPDHVPGVATLNGNGHPVQAGESDSVPTKKIGSLEVQGDGPLVVREKTHVAAPMTLDQALYEMELVGHDFYLFVDSETKQPSVVYRRHAYDYGVIYLDTDPMVAQAHSPEAGGALGG, from the coding sequence GTGGACATCGTCGTCAAGGGCCGCAAGACCGAGGTGCCCGAGCGGTTCCGCAAGCACGTGGCCGAGAAGCTGAACCTGGAGAAGATCCAGAAGCTCGACGGCAAGGTGATCAGCCTCGACGTCGAGGTCTCCAAGGAGCCCAACCCCCGACAGGCCGACCGATGCGACCGAGTGGAGATCACGCTCCGCTCCCGCGGTCCGGTGATCCGGGCGGAGGCGGCGGCCAACGACCCGTACGCGGCACTCGACCTGGCGGCGGAGAAGCTCGACGCCCAGCTGCGCAAGCAGCACGACAAGCGATACACGCGCCGCGGCGCCCGTAGGCTCTCCGCGGCAGAGGTTCCCGACCACGTCCCGGGTGTGGCGACGCTCAACGGCAACGGTCACCCCGTCCAGGCCGGCGAGTCGGACAGTGTGCCGACCAAGAAGATCGGCTCGCTGGAGGTGCAGGGCGACGGCCCCCTCGTGGTCCGCGAGAAGACGCACGTGGCCGCTCCGATGACCCTCGACCAGGCCCTCTACGAGATGGAACTGGTCGGACACGACTTCTACCTGTTCGTCGACTCCGAGACGAAGCAGCCCAGCGTCGTCTACCGGCGTCACGCCTACGACTACGGCGTGATCTACCTCGACACCGACCCGATGGTGGCCCAGGCCCACTCACCCGAGGCGGGTGGCGCGCTGGGCGGCTGA
- a CDS encoding ComF family protein has translation MEGVRRWWQELAGLVLPAECGGCGSARTVLCPQCRAALSGAVPFRVRPVLEPPGLPAVHAAARYADEVRAVLLAHKERGALTLARPLGAALAGAVRVGVGEGEGEGPQPPGGLLLLVPVPSARAAVRARGHDPARRIALAAAGELRRAGMPARVAAVLRQRRAVADQSGLDSRQRLNNLVGALAVVPGGARVLRGGRVVLVDDLVTTGASLMEAARAVRTATTVEERLEGQEGLEREGRVGRREEAERGMDAEGAPAVYVGVTREGRKVKPSGVREAGMGGAGDVLCAAVVAASPDSFEINRN, from the coding sequence GTGGAAGGCGTTCGCAGGTGGTGGCAGGAGCTCGCCGGCCTGGTGCTGCCCGCCGAGTGCGGAGGCTGCGGAAGCGCACGTACGGTGCTCTGCCCGCAGTGCCGTGCGGCGCTGAGCGGGGCCGTGCCGTTCCGGGTAAGGCCGGTGCTGGAACCGCCAGGGCTGCCCGCCGTGCACGCGGCGGCCCGGTACGCGGACGAAGTCCGTGCAGTGCTGCTGGCCCACAAGGAACGCGGCGCGCTGACGCTGGCGCGACCGCTGGGTGCGGCGTTGGCGGGGGCTGTGCGAGTGGGGGTGGGGGAGGGGGAGGGGGAGGGGCCCCAGCCCCCCGGAGGTCTACTGCTGCTCGTCCCCGTCCCCTCCGCCCGCGCCGCGGTGCGGGCCCGTGGCCATGACCCGGCGCGGCGGATCGCGCTCGCGGCGGCCGGTGAGCTGCGGCGGGCCGGGATGCCGGCGCGGGTGGCCGCGGTGCTGAGGCAGCGGAGGGCCGTGGCCGACCAGTCGGGGCTCGACTCCCGGCAGCGGCTGAACAACCTGGTGGGCGCGTTGGCGGTGGTGCCCGGGGGCGCGCGGGTGCTGCGCGGTGGTCGGGTGGTGCTCGTCGACGACCTGGTCACGACGGGAGCTTCGCTGATGGAGGCGGCGCGCGCGGTGCGGACGGCGACGACCGTGGAGGAGCGGCTGGAAGGGCAAGAAGGGCTGGAACGGGAGGGGCGGGTGGGGCGCAGGGAGGAGGCGGAGCGAGGGATGGATGCTGAAGGTGCGCCGGCCGTGTACGTGGGTGTCACGAGGGAAGGCAGAAAGGTGAAGCCGTCCGGAGTGAGGGAGGCAGGCATGGGCGGTGCCGGTGACGTGCTCTGCGCGGCCGTGGTCGCGGCCTCGCCGGACTCTTTCGAAATAAACCGGAACTGA